In one Thunnus maccoyii chromosome 12, fThuMac1.1, whole genome shotgun sequence genomic region, the following are encoded:
- the LOC121908009 gene encoding dynein axonemal intermediate chain 4-like: protein MSTAVAKEERQKRRTLLLKPSSRTINTSVSAIHGVTQSTRLSASAVASPSRRSFSLLGGSKVLEKSTVQTPRQAVRVFDEEDNDVTPQPLYQAEAGALQAKAGRFFLDEISAGSTSEQTTTSGSFSMPFSRSILGSSRISSQSTIESVNEEIEDTFSKRDIPINFPDLHRKRNSVKEQVTDNMLKAVIDVYISETDSISLLDIPSTFVSVDAYNAEAIIERNNQYAKVCRNRMGNDKYTDRAMQTLNAVTKNKQVPSDSMVMVDAATTVTTWDMYDTSCSSEQDKTVCSPEPEKAEYPEAVMDTSRGAERSLSVGSTTSTGSAASSLKDMEVFGNSLNAETDLQLIMHSEKFQHSLLVMERSILGNTLQPKLAAYRQLPVLEDPDSPMKPGAERCRQEDTESSPTPALERLWTFTCELSKGRSVSSMAWNTKNPDLLAVGYGESDSQKPGLVCCWSLKNPTWPERVIHCDNTVTSLDFSANNPSQLAVGMQDGSIAIYSVQSQDKNTRVISSRGCPNKHLGPVWQLRWTQQELSLTGDEKVEALFSVAADGRISKWFVCNNGLECTDLMKLKRIHNTKKKAGGTKTEKNTESILSALTPGLCFDFHPTDSSIYLAGTWEGLIHKCSCYNSQQFLETYRKHYCPVNSLAWCPLSPDVFLSCSSDWTIQLWKQDHFSPVLSLVSAQRAVCDIKWSPKWATVFGAVNEGQLEIWDLNSSILDPIIVQPATPGVTMKSLLFATQTNCVLVGDSDGQVTVYQLKNLSLGESSQVDILESIICSAISRLT from the exons CGGTggcaaaagaagaaagacagaagagacgTACTCTGCTTCTGAAGCC TTCCTCTCGAACAATAAATACTTCAGTGTCGGCCATACATGGAGTCACCCAGAGTACAAGACTCTCGGCCAGCGCCGTTGCTTCCCCGAGCAGGAGAAGTTTCAGCCTCCTGGGAGGAAGCAAAGTCCTGGAGAAGAGCACCGTTCAAACCCCGAGACAAGCTGTTCGG GTGTTTGATGAAGAGGACAATGACGTCACTCCTCAGCCACTGTACCAGGCGGAGGCAGGAGCCCTGCAGGCCAAAGCCGGCAGGTTCTTTCTAGATGAGATCTCTGCTGGATCAACATCAGAGCAGACAACAACCAGTGGGAGCTTCAGTATGCCGTTCTCCAG GTCAATATTAGGTAGCAGCAGAATATCCAGCCAGTCTACCATAGAGTCAGTAAATGAGGAGATTGAGGATACGTTTTCCAAACGGGACATACCCATCAACTTCCCAG ATTTGCATCGGAAAAGAAACAGTGTGAAAGAACAGGTGACAGATAACATGTTAAAAGCGGTCATAGATGTCTACATCTCTGAGACAGACAGCATTTCACTGCTGGACATACCCAGCACCTTTGTGTCAGTGGATGCTTATAACGCAGAAGCTATCAT AGAGCGAAACAATCAGTATGCCAAGGTTTGCAGGAACAGAATGGGCAATGATAAGTATACTGATCGAGCAATGCAGACATTGAATGCAgtgactaaaaacaaacaagtccCGAGTGACAGCATGGTCATGGTGGATGCAG CCACCACTGTTACCACCTGGGACATGTATGATACTTCATGCAGCTCTGAGCAGGATAAAACAGTGTGTAGCCCTGAACCAGAGAAGGCTGAGTATCCAGAGGCTGTGATGGACACCAGCAGAGGTGCAGAGAGGAGCCTGTCAGTGGGCAGCACCACCAGCACAG GCAGTGCTGCAAGCTCACTGAAAGACATGGAAGTGTTTGGGAACAGTTTAAATGCTGAGACAGACCTGCAGCTCATCATGCACTCAGAGAAATTTCAGCATAGTCTATTAGTTATGGAGAGGAGCATCCTGGGAAACACCTTGCAACCCAAGCTGGCTGCTTACAGGCAGCTGCCTGTACTAGAAG ATCCTGACAGTCCGATGAAGCCTGGGGCTGAGAGGTGTAGACAGGAGGATACAGAGAGCTCTCCGACTCCTGCCCTGGAGCGTCTCTGGACTTTCACCTGTGAGCTTAGCAAAGGACGCAGCGTCAGCAGCATGGCCTGGAACACAAAGAACCCG GACCTCCTGGCTGTGGGCTATGGCGAGTCTGATTCACAGAAACCAGGACTGGTCTGCTGCTGGTCCCTCAAAAACCCCACG TGGCCTGAGCGTGTCATCCACTGTGACAATACTGTGACTTCTCTGGATTTCTCAGCCAACAACCCAAGTCAGCTGGCTGTTGGGATGCAAGATGGCAGCATTGCTATCTACAGTGTGCAGAGTCAAGACAAGAACACACGTGTCATTAGCAGCCG TGGGTGTCCCAACAAACACTTGGGTCCAGTGTGGCAGCTCAGGTGGACTCAACAAGAACTGAGCTTAACAGGAGATGAAAAGGTAGAAGCTCTCTTTTCTGTGGCTGCAGACGGCAGGATTAGCAAGTGGTTTGTCTGCAACAATGGCCTCGAATGCACAG ACCTGATGAAGCTCAAGAGGATTCATAATACTAAGAAGAAGGCTGGAGGgaccaaaacagaaaagaatacAGAAAGCATTCTGTCAGCACTGACTCCTGGTCTGTGTTTTGACTTTCATCCAACA GACTCCAGTATCTATCTGGCTGGTACATGGGAAGGTCTCATCCACAAGTGCTCCTGTTACAACAGTCAGCAGTTTCTGGAGACTTACAGGAAACACTAT TGTCCTGTCAACTCCCTCGCATGGTGTCCACTCAGTCCTGATGTGTTCCTGAGCTGCTCCTCTGACTGGACCATTCAGCTGTGGAAGCAGGATCACTTTAGCCCCGTGTTAAGTCTCGTCTCCGCCCAGAGAGCCGTGTGTGACATCAAGTGGTCCCCAAAGTGGGCCACAGTATTCGGGGCTGTTAATGAGGGACAGCTGGAGATTTGGGATCTGAATTCAAGCAT CCTAGACCCCATTATTGTGCAGCCTGCTACCCCCGGTGTGACGATGAAGTCCCTGCTGTTTGCCACACAGACAAACTGTGTCCTAGTAGGGGACAGTGATGGACAAGTGACCGTCTACCAGCTCAAGAACCTAAGTTTGGGAGAGAGCAGCCAG GTGGATATTCTGGAAAGCATCATCTGCTCTGCAATATCCAGATTAACCTGA